The Leguminivora glycinivorella isolate SPB_JAAS2020 chromosome 1, LegGlyc_1.1, whole genome shotgun sequence genome includes a region encoding these proteins:
- the LOC125231640 gene encoding pancreatic lipase-related protein 2-like, translated as MLRAVTDGWKRYWWGTGILPDRTNRIEDIYLRFYNGSTEEEYVDFPLGQASRLFEIKGFDKNNPTVLYIHGFIETAQQESVQVMVSAYLAAKPGTNVVLLDWSNMSHGSYLVNAARNTKKVGAAAAEQIHNLLESGLQLEKLHVIGHSLGSHVAGYTARELKNKYQKTVKRLTALDPAFPAFYPDGVMMEHVSAKDAEFVDVIHTDAGGYGAPVRTGTADFWPNGGKSIQPGCPRFAPIPLSDDNLCSHWRSWRFYAESIRNPEAFPASPAESYHKFRDNPTPEVGMVYMGENCDTSAQGSYYLTTNSKTPFGKGMDGIHSKSKKQQR; from the exons GGATTTTGCCAGATCGAACAAATCGTATAGAAGACATCTACTTGAGGTTTTATAACGG GAGCACGGAAGAAGAGTACGTAGACTTCCCCCTGGGCCAAGCTTCCCGCCTGTTCGAGATAAAGGGCTTCGACAAGAATAACCCCACTGTATTATACATACATGGATTCATAGAAACAGCGCAACAGGAGAGCGTCCAG GTCATGGTGAGCGCTTACTTGGCAGCCAAGCCCGGCACCAACGTCGTGCTTCTGGACTGGTCGAACATGTCACACGGCTCGTACTTGGTCAACGCTGCCAGAAACACTAAGAAG GTGGGCGCAGCGGCGGCAGAGCAGATCCACAACCTGCTGGAATCTGGACTGCAGCTGGAAAAGCTGCACGTCATCGGACACTCACTGGGAAGCCACGTAGCCGGTTATACGGCGAGGGAGCTCAAAAACAAATATCAAAAGACTGTCAAAAG ATTAACCGCTCTCGATCCGGCCTTCCCCGCGTTCTACCCCGACGGCGTGATGATGGAGCACGTGAGCGCCAAGGACGCCGAGTTCGTGGACGTTATACACACGGACGCCGGCGGGTACGGCGCGCCTGTACGCACGGGGACCGCAGACTTCTGGCCCAACGGCGGCAAGAGCATACAGCCTGGCTGTCCGCGGTTCGCGCCCATACCGCTCTCCGATGATA ACTTATGCAGTCACTGGAGGTCGTGGCGCTTCTACGCAGAGTCAATCCGGAACCCGGAGGCGTTCCCAGCGTCTCCTGCAGAGTCCTACCACAAGTTCCGTGACAATCCCACGCCCGAAGTGGGAATGGTCTACATGGGCGAAAACTGCGATACGAG TGCGCAGGGTTCTTACTACCTGACAACGAACTCAAAAACGCCGTTTGGAAAAGGCATGGACGGCATCCATTcgaaaagcaaaaaacaacaaAGATAG